The Acropora palmata chromosome 3, jaAcrPala1.3, whole genome shotgun sequence nucleotide sequence AAATAGCGCATAATTCCGGAAGCCATGCTTATATTTCAGCAATGTGCCTCTAAAAATGAACAGGAAATTAATTCATTGTGAGTTTTTTGTTTAACATGAGATATAGGAGCAAAGCTCGGTGGCACATATTAGGCCACTTGCAACATGGCGGCGAGTAGAGCTGTAGTGGCTGATGCGATGTTAAAAGAACAGACAAccatgcttttttttgttgcatgaTCACGATTCAAGAGCAATACGCATGCGTATTCGTGTGACCCTGCAAGAGAATCCCTGTGAGACGATAGCTTTCCACGTGCGCACACCTGGAGGAAACGTTTATTCGTGCCGAAAATTATTCAGCATGTTGAATATTGAACGCCGATGGCACTCAAAAAGCGACCGAAAAGTAGAGGAACTTGCTTACGCCAACGGTCAAGAGTGAAACTTTGCTAAGCTGATAGCTGTAATGTGCGCCGGGCGTTAGTTGGTACTGCGACAAGTGCAACTGCTTGGATGAAAACTGGAAGAAATTCATATACAGCAAAACCAAGGTTGAATAGACATAAATTAAACGCAAAAAGCAAAAGCGAATACATGCGAATCAACGGGAAAAGAAACATACAATAGTTACCCTAATGAGCAAGCCTTAAACATGACACTAAAAGACTATCAgaaataaccaaaaaaaagtgTTGATTATAAATACAAGCGTTTCACTAAGATCCTACAGGCAGGAATTAAACTGTTATGAAAATTATGTAGTCAACGACAGGATAACAAGTACAatgattttaataattatttgtttttcagggGACAAAAACCGACCCTTCACAAATTCCAAGTGAACTTCCGAATAGTAGTTGGCCCAGCATTTCTCCACCTTTTTGCACACAGACAACGTATTATTATGTACACATGACCATCATGGAATTAGGCAGTATCAACAATACCAAAATACTCtcttcaaaattttgcataagtattgtttttattttctctgggGACTTACAacggtcccaagagaaacttgaaacaatgcttatgcaaaatgttggagggacaaacaaggagtattatggtatttttgattCTGGCTAATTATCGCAAAACACATAACCTAACATAAAGTCGTATTTTGAAGTGACCTTTCGGTTGCAGCAGCCGTCAAAGCTTCTTAAAttcgaaatttttttctcgGGCGCAGccatgttaaaaaaaactatgacGTGTTTTGGTTGTGTTCTTTCAAGAACAACAGAACAGCCAACACTTATTCAAGATGACCACGCGAAACGTTGTAATTCCCTCTCAGAGGGAGAAGCTGGGCACGGTTATGAGATGCGTGAAAgcaaatttttaatattttgaaatgttcaCTGGAATTCGCATTTTTCATGGATGACTCAGTTTACaagttattaattttactcgaTCACTTATTTGTTCAGTGACAGCActgttttacttttaaaaCTCAAAGGAGACAAAGAGGTGTGATACAATACTGATGTGAGTTTTATGAAATGGGAAGTAATTGAACACAGCATTTATTGCACGCATGCATTGTTTCCCTCACAATTGGATTCCTAAATTTGTTGAGATCCCTATTTCCCAACGAACATTTTCTCCATTGACTCTTCTTGTTGGTTTTAGTCTGAGTTTGAATTTGGAGTTCACCGTAATCGTGCTTATTTCAGAACTGTTCCTTTTCAAAGGCATCAGTTCCTTCTTCAGAGGAGACTCCAAAAGGCCCCACGACCTCCAGCAGGAAACTAAAAGTGACTCTGTTAACCAGTGAATGGGGATCTGCTAAGGGAGGGTTGTCAACAATGAACCGAGAACTTGCCATTCATTTGGCGAAGGTTGACAATGTGGAAGTCTGTATGTACCTCCCCGCGTTTAGTGACGAAGATAAAAAAGCGGCTGACAAGTTCGAGGTCCGTCTACTTAAAGCAGAGGAGAAGCCTGGGTATGATCCAGTAGACTGGTTGTCCTCTATTCCAAGTGATCATCAGATGGACGCTGTGATTGGCCATGGGATCCATCTTGGTCGACAGGTTCCGGACTTAAAAAAATCGCACCCTGAATGTAAATGGGTTCAAGTTGTCCATACTGACCCTGAAGAATATGGAATGTTTAAGACCTATTCTAATCCGACTGCCAAAGGTGAGAAAAAGCATGACGCTGAGGTGAAACTGTGCCAACAAGCGGATCAAGTTGTGGCTATTGGTCCCAAATTGGCTAATACCTTCTCTCGTTCTTGTGAAAAGGGGAAAGTCCTCAATCTCACCCCGGGCATCTTTTCAGAGTTTGCTTATATGAAGCACGATATTGAAGAAAGAGAAACATTTCATGTTTTAGTCTTTGGACCTGGTGATAGTGAAGATTTCCAATTAAAGGGATACGACATTGCTGCCCGTGCAGTTGCTGAGCTTGGAGACTCTTTCAAACTTGTGTTTGTTGGTGCGCCAAATAGAAAagaggagaaaataaaagaaatgttgcttaaCGAAGGCGTTTCACGCCTTCAACTTATCGTGCGCAGtgcaaaggaaagaaagcagCTTGCTCAGCAGTTTTATGAGGCAGATCTTGTCATAATGCCCTCAAGAACCGAAGGTTTTGGTCTTGCTGCACTTGAAGCTTTGTCTGCTGGTCTTCCTGTGCTGGTAAGCGGTAACTCTGGCCTCAGAGAGGTATTGAAAAAGGTGCCCTTCGGTGAAAGCGTTGTGGTAAAGTCAGAGGATCCAGGAGACTGGGCAAAGGCAATCCGAGGAGTTCGTACAAAGGACAGAAATGTACGGTTGAAGGAAGCCAGTGATCTTCGTGAAAACTACTCAGAGACGTACAACTGGAAGGAGCAATGCAGTCGACTGATAGGGAAGATCCATGAACTTTTAAGAGGTTAGTGTGATGTTAGTGATACCATTGAAATCACACTTTGTTTTGTAGTCCTCCAAGTAATTCAAGAGAATTTCGACTATATCAGCTGTCCAGGttttgttcttctttgctttcttggCACCATTAGACTGGCTAGATAatagaatacagggccactcatTTCCATATCTGTCTCGTTCAACAAAAGATTCTGACCAATTTGCTCGTATTCGCTCCTCCGATTTTCATGCTTCTTACGACGCAATCATCAGGCAACTGCCAAAAAGAAGGAATACATGGTGTATTacagtgattttgaaaaaaacggTAGCGGTTCGGTATTAGCTAGGGTGCATAGCAACGGTTACAAATTTTACAGTAAACTGGAGTTTCCTGCAGTGGTGAGTGTAGTTCTACAATTTCGGATCATGTGAAACTGCACTATTGCAATGAACGATGATTACTACTGAAGCCTGAACACTAACTGATTCATTGGAAACTTaatcaattaaatttttgcgTAAAAATAATGTCTTAACGTCCTGATGAGTTGACcgtggaaaaataaaagaaagttatttattattctacAAAAATGAGGGGCTGTGCCCCCCCACTAAAAAAATGGGGGGCCTGCCCGTCTACGTATCTGGCGTGAGgataaaaagagaaatggAAAGTAAAGCACTGTAGGTGAACATCATACATAGCTTCCATGTATTGGTGGAGAGCAAGTCCATGCAGACATCATCGAATCAAGGGTACAACTAGGCTTGGACCAATAAATGAAGTTTGTGCCAAAAGAATCCAGTCTGTTGAAAAATCAGTTGAACTTTAATAGAAACATAAAACAGTGTTTCTTAATAGTCCTATTTCCAAAGTTAAGGACCAAAGGGCTTTAGTTAAGCCGCTATCAACAATCTTGTCAAATTGCTGCTGGTTTAATTTACTGTTGATTTTATATAAAGTACGTGTTTAATTTATAGCACGCCAAGAGGCGGAAAACATCGGCGAAAAACAACCTTTTCTTCCGAACTATGACAAAGAAGGCTAAGGGAAAGGACAGTCAAAGGGAAAGTTCTGAATATTACAAAGCTATGATTAGAAAGGGCTGTGTTGGAAAACCGGCTgccgatgaaatctgtgtttttttggttttctattatttttatttgttgccATTGCACATAAGACTTACAGAtgacaaatagattccatgttgccgtgcgtctgttcagttatagatcacagatgacgtcaaaatgtggtaagaacaaaaaagtggcacacgaggcgcagccgtttggtcactgatgttcttaccacattttgaagtcctctgtgatctattactgaacagacgcacggcaacatggaatctatttgttttatataataaataattaaaatatacgggaaaaatgcttttttatttcaaatttttgacagaaacgaaaatagcactgacgtgttctaatgtctatacaaaatgaagcgaactgattggttgctatgcttagcaaagaattgtaattggttcaaattcaaaattcaaaaaaacttgaatcgagcgctgtcgtcttctatgcgtctgtcctctaatagatcttaggcgagaaccaatcagaatgcgaaaataacttgggttattatatgaTTAAAACTagatgacagaaaaaaaaaagcaaaaaggaaatgacTTAAATGGCGAGGAAACCTTGTAAAAACCATTAAGGCTTGTGAGCTTAGGTTCCCTCACATGAAGCTTAGCATGTGTCTTAATATAACAAAGAATGAAGTTTTTATCTGTGgtagaaataatttttatctagaataaattttttaggttttttttGTGAAGGATGCCAGAGATGTAGAGCCAGCTATATCAATAAAGAGGGAGTTGAAAAGCCTTGGACCttcatagaaaaaaaaaaacaccagaaAACTGTTGAATATTTGTTCCACCTAAGAAAGACTAATGGAGTTTGCATGCCTTGTGTTTTAACCTAGTCCTGCTCTGGGACCTCCTCTTTATCCCACCCTTCAGAGGGCCTGGTCCAGGAGGAAAAAGAGACTCCTGTATTACTTGCATGTGCATCCTCGGGATGACGACATTTTCCCCCAAAAATGTGGGGTATAAAACTATACATGGTCATAGTTTCCAGATTTGATCATAACTACTACtgattttcctttcttaaaaaaattggaGATTTACGATGCCAAGTATTTGGACGTGGGTGATTTATTACGTGCGAAAGCTGAACCCAAGAAGGAACAATTGCCAGCTATTCAGACCCTATTCATGCAGATTAAGCTCAAGAGCAACTGCTaaaattgcaagagaaatatgtttacaataattattcctgtTGAGTCTCGTCTACTGTTTGCTACCATAAAGCCGAGGCAAGTATTCGGTCTcgagatgactgaatttcttgcaatattttttctcGTTATATAATTTCATTGACATGTCAAGAATTTCTTGTAGTAATTTTCAGATggttattatcatcatttatcattatttcCATAATCCACTGAACATATGTTTCAGTTTTAAGCTACTTGAATATTACGGACTATTGTGACTGTGTTCATTCCTTAgtgttctttcctttctttctttcctatGTGTATAATAAGTATTAAATGTGTGGTAAAACAGGgagcaaggaaaaaattaaaccaAGTGCAAGATTGAATCACAACAAGAACCTGAAACACATCTCATCGTTTTCAGTTTCCATTGAGAGCGCAAACATTTTCTTAGTTTATGATTTTTAGTGTATGATTGTATATTTCACTCATCTTTTAACATAATAGTGATGGGTCTTATTGTCACTACAAAACACATGAAGATAAATTTATGATGAAAAGCATGACCGTGTTTTATGGATATGTATCTGTGCACAGCTTATCAAGACAAAGCAGCAACTGACAAGTTGTCTGCTATGAAGTGGTTGGAAAAAGAACGGGAAAACACGATACATTAATTTGAAGACAGAAATGTTAGTGAGCTGAAAACAAATGGAAACACAGCCTGTTATTTGAAAAGTGTGCAGTTATATTTATGGATATTTACTTCAGAAACGAGGGACATAAAACGTTCAGATAGGTTCAAAAACAATTGATGATGCCAATTTTTCAGTCTTCTGAGTCAAATTAGAGTGGCCTTTATCAAAGTAACTATTGGGATAAGCATAAACCATCCAAATCATTCACTTTGTCCCGATCTAGTCTTTTGAACTACAGTGAGGAAGTTGGCAGGTGTAGGAGAAGAGATCATTAAGAAACAGTAAGCAGCAAAATCATTGTATCATTCAAATGAATAGTTTCGAACTGTTCATTTAAGTTCATCTTATGGCCTCCAGATAATAATGACTTTTATCTCAAATGTTATAATCAGACCACTTTGTATTTCTTCTCAATATTttgagcttttgtttttgttgctaaAGCAGCAAACTTTAACCAGTTCTCTGCTTTtctaagaaaaacaaagaaaacttatCATTCCAATCATTTGATGAATTTGAAATATACGCTTTGCATCACAccaaagcaaaataatttccTTGACCTTGAACAACTGGTTTTCCCGCGGCACTACTGCAAAATATTCGCAGTGGAACTGATAAAATAACCCAACCGGCAGGTAACATTGTTAGCCTTCACAGTCATTAGCATTAGTCACAATCTGATACCGTACGCAAGCCGTCAGTCAGGTTACCATGCTCAAGGATCCAGTGCACCAAGTAAAGCCTTGCTTAGGTTCGCATACGTGGTGCCTTCGTGAAAGAGCTTAAAGGACTGTATTGCTTAGAATGATGACTTAAACATTTTAATCAAAAGAACGTTCTAATCTGTATTGTATTTGTTCTTAGTTCAATTTTTAGTCGACTTTCATGCATTCTAGTATGAAAGCGTACAATTACATGAACTGGATGTAAGTCGTTTCGCTAACCTGTCAGAGGTCGCAGGTTGCTCGAAGCACGGATAGCGCTAACCACTGGTTAAGAAGTACAGAAACCTATATGTACGTTTCTATGGaagttagcactaaccatgattcgagcaactcgggtcAGTGCGCTAACATGTAAGGAAGTTTCGCTAACGCTTTCTGACACACTTAGCCAGTTTGCCAACAATCTAAGTAAAACTGGTATCAAGTGCAATTTCATTGGCTCGCTCCGAGCATGCGCTTGCAAGTAGTGCACAACTTCTCTCTTTTCCCGCCTGGGTTGAGGCCCTATGTAGGGTGGGGTTAGGAGAAAGTCCCGGAAAAGGACTATAGTTGTAGCCGTATTGGTTGGATGTCATGTACCACTGAGGAATTCCACAGGGTAACAGTTATCgctgaaaatttggtatcaaacggGATGTTAAGTCAAATTACTGTTGTAACTAGGACATGACAGGATTACAAatctgatgtttcgagcgttggctCTCAATTCTTGGACGTTCAAAGTACAGTGGTGATTTGACTCCCATCAACTCTTTTCTTACCAGATTTTCGTGTTTGACTTCCTTCGGACGAAGCACCACagttctttagaaactaaatcCTTCTTAACAAAGATATGGGGCAAGGtcctttgagctaattccTAACGGGAAATAACGTCTCCTAGACCATTTTTACAGAATTGCGTGTTATCAGACGTAAATGTGAGTCTTGAGTCAGTTAAATAAAAGCTTGTTTTGATGGAACCAATcgcttgtaaaaaaaataggcCGGCTTAGTTAGATCAGTTTAAGTTATAGGATACTCTAGTAATCTATTTACTAACAtcttatttgttttctattccAAGAAGACAGTATTACCCAAACTTGCTCAAGCCCACATCATTAGAAGAgtggagataaaaatatgcacAGCGATGTTACAGTTTCTTCAGTTGAAGATGGATTTGATAAAGATGTCCGGTTTATAGGAAATTCCTTTGAAAGTCCGTTTACCTGACAGAAAAATTGAGTACAGACCCGTCAAGAAAGAGGTCCATACTTCACATTTTGTCCGATCCGTGTAAACTATACGCGTATCATGTCTTTTGAGATGGCTGCAGAACCGGCTTTTCTTCGGGTTTTGGGGGCCCCCTCCCCCCACCAcccacgaaaaaaaaaacggatcCGGACCAGTTTCTTGATTCTCACGTAAACTTGCGCAATAATTTCGCTGAACGCAGCACTGTACCGTAGTCTCTCATTAAAAACAGGCGCGGACCACAAAATTTGTAGAGCCGTAAACGCAACTCTCAAAACTTGGTTCTTAGTCTACTTTTTGTCCGACCCGTGGTAAATTATTTTCCGTGTAGAAGGCTAAATTATGTGATCTGTACCATCTTTTCCACGGGTCCGGACCCAAGTTTTGTGTCGTGTAAATGGGCTTTTGAGGGTACTGGTTACAATTCCAGCGCCATCGCAACTGGAACACACGGCGTCCATAAGGAATGTGACTAGAGCAATATAGCAATGTAATTTTTGTCTTGGATGTAAACATTCGCAGTGAAGAACTTCATCTCTCACTAAATTAAGTAGTTCCGCATTTCATGTATCTGCATCATATTTATTCAATATTTATCGTAAAATAAGTTGTTATGTCAcgtaaaattattaattaaaatgaGCTGCCACTGAAATGAAGGAATGATCAGTACTATTTTTCATGAATTCTTTGTAAGTGATTCAACTCTGATTGAGTATGTAAGAGAAACCAGTATCACCTAAATTTGCGTAGTATATATAAACTCCACATAACAAAAATTAGAGTAAGTGGCAACTCTCGTTCAATTTTACATGGTACACCAAATTATGAATTTCAGACATGACAACGGGTTCTTAATGCGGCCGCTCGTCTCCTGACGGGCTAACGCAAGTATGATCACGTCAGCATAGTGCAGGCGAATCTGCATTGGTTACCAATATTGAGAAACGTGTTATGTTCAAAGTTATATTGTTGACCTTTAAAGCCTTGCACGACAGAGTTCCAAACTATATCAACTCTCTCCAAATAAACAAACCCTCAAGAACCCTAAGGTCCTCTAATACCTCTGTGTTGACCTCAACATCAGACTTTGTAGATACATCACTTAGTGGTAACTATAAAACTATAAAACTGCTACATTAtagtttttgtaaaataataacGCTATGTTGGTAGGACAATATTTGCACTCGTTGTGACATTCTGAACTGCCGATTTTATCAAAAAAGAATCACTCATGTttttttataagaaaaaaatattttgagcAATTGGAAAGAACTATCCAGGGAAATTGACGAAACCAATGGTAAGGGTTGAGGTATGACCGAAAGTTTTTTTCGCGTAAGAAACGCTTGTGAGCTTttgcaaacaataataaaggTTGTGCAAAATAATTCAACATTGCGTCATTGCGGGAGAAATAAGCGATCGAACGGTTGGTCTGAATTGAGGTGAGACTACTGACATTTCAGAACCGGGGCATTGCCAACGGGCCCCATATTTATTTCGGTCATCCTtgagaattgttgaaaaacgGTTTTACTCGCTCTCTTTTTGCAAGTGTATGGATGAACTGAAGATGAGAAAAGCCTGGATCTAGTTTGCTCTTCACGCTCAACATCCGACTTGGCCGACTTCCGTTTCCAGAATTTACTAGTCCTTTGTGTGTTTTAAATCTGTGAGCGttcatttttgtctctttcttCATTTATAAAATCTTGTTTTCCTTGCTAGCAACTGTGTTGCAACAACATGAGCTGTTTCTAGAATTTTGATACAATTGGTCTGGGATTCAGTGAAGACGAATAGCAGACATTTCAGGTATCCCAGTCCACCACGAGTGCTCTTGCTCGCCTCCTTggcgggaaaaaaaatatcttgacCTCTTGCATCCAGAGTAGTATCCCACAGATGAACAGATCCCGATAAAATTACTTGGATACGGTCTGCTCTGGTTAAGTTGAAAATCCATGCAGAAATAACGTGACAGTTCTTCTAGCGTGACTTCGTTTCAAGCGTAACATAGAGACTTGAAAGGTTAAAATTAGTTTAAAGGCGTAAGGGAAAAAAACTCCCTTATATAATTGTAGAAGGTAAATGCAACCGAAGCATACTCCATTTGGAGCATGAATCACCAAGCGACTGGGTTTGTTGCATGAGGCAGGCAAGACTTATCCTCATTGGTAGTGATACTAAAAATGGCTTTAGAGATCGCAGCCTCTCAACACATTCTTTGACGAGTTTATTTGTGTTGTGTCCATTTAACAAAGAGGCGTAACTTGTGCAAGTGTATGAGAAGAGAGATAGCGGAGTGCCGGATTGTCTCGAAATTCTTGACGAACCCAGCATATTCAACATCTTCTCTGTTTCCGTAGCGGCGACATATGAGTCAGCTGCGATATAACTTACGTATACTGCGTTGATTACTGTTGAAAACCCTAAGCACACAGGAAACCAGACTCAGGACAAGGAAACCACGGACAACATCTCTACTTCGTTTATTTGTTCCAGGAATATGGGTAAGTACTCAAATGGTTATTTATTAGCTTatctgtttcaaaatttttaccGCAAAACATTTTCCATGATTTCTGTGTCGTTAAACTTGTATGGGCAAGTCACCCTAGGCACAATGCAAATTACTCATTTTGTagaaggaaaaaggaaataattggGCTCGATTCGAGTCTACCTAAATGTATCCTGTGTCAGCGAATTGCTTCCTTAAAGTGTATATAACCCTGAAAAGTTTTGGGGGCTGGAAAAAGCTTTATATCGCATTGAGCAAGAttccggaaaaaaaaaatttggttgaaccctcgattttttttaaattttcaaagttattttttcctgCACGACCGAGTGAAGCGAAGACCAGGGATAGTGACATCATTCCATGCCATTTCACCGATCCGATCTCGGTCACTTGCATCAACTGGTAGTCGTGTGAACATTTGCTTTATTCTCCTAACGAAAAAGCTTTGATCAAGTGGAAATGATCTGCTTAAAAGGATGGCATCAAGTGGTGAAAGTGTAGACTTAAGCTCCGGTTCTGAAGCAATTTAGACGGAGATTGATTTGTAAATCAAAAGGATCACCTTTCTTGAGCGATCAAGATGACCCATACCAAAGCGAAACAAAGTAAATTTACGCTGACGAGCCTTTGGCAGGTAAAGAGTGGCTAGCACATTACgaagaaaagatgaaaatggagcgcaaacttaaaaacataaaaaacatAAAAGCGCGGCATGGCCGGTGGTTGGTGGTTTGCTGTGGTGTTCTCTGGTTTTTGTGCCATTATTTTCTACCACTCGAGTGATATTTCGAGATCTGAACTCAGATATCAATCTCTTCCTGCTTCTCAGCTAGTTTCTCGACTATGGTGTTCATATTTATCCAAggaaaagatgttttttggtATTGACGTGGCTCTTCCAACATGGTCTACTGGATTTTGCATGCAAACATTGGAATTACCTTCGTTTAAACAAAAGATGTTCAACGATCCGTTGCGCTGTAAATTTACTAAATCTAGGTTTAGATACTATCCGAATGACGATGCCTCTTTCAACGTTGAGCTGGCCCTCCTGCTGAAAGACAGGGCTCCGTTCAATCAAAAACTTTCTTCATCGTTTTGTATTCCTACTCGTATAACTCAGAGATTTGAGAATCACGTGCAGTTTAACCATCCATATCGTTTTGAATATGCTAATTTCCTCAGTTCACGTTATCGGCCCAGTCCTTCATTGGAATTTGTTCGTGTTGGAGTGGAAGTTATTCAACTGTCCTCTTCTGTTCGTAATCTTGGAGTGATAGTCGATCCCAGTATTGATATGGAAGACCACATTAAAAAGATATGCAAGTTAGACATGTCATTTCCATTTAACTAATGTTAGTAAGATAAGATCATATTTGGATCGTGAATCAACTGAAGCAATCATTCATGCTTTTGTGACTACCAATTTGGATTACTGCAATGCGATTCTATATGGATTACCTAAAGTTCTCTTAAACCGCTTACAACT carries:
- the LOC141876607 gene encoding D-inositol 3-phosphate glycosyltransferase-like isoform X2 — protein: MNRELAIHLAKVDNVEVCMYLPAFSDEDKKAADKFEVRLLKAEEKPGYDPVDWLSSIPSDHQMDAVIGHGIHLGRQVPDLKKSHPECKWVQVVHTDPEEYGMFKTYSNPTAKGEKKHDAEVKLCQQADQVVAIGPKLANTFSRSCEKGKVLNLTPGIFSEFAYMKHDIEERETFHVLVFGPGDSEDFQLKGYDIAARAVAELGDSFKLVFVGAPNRKEEKIKEMLLNEGVSRLQLIVRSAKERKQLAQQFYEADLVIMPSRTEGFGLAALEALSAGLPVLVSGNSGLREVLKKVPFGESVVVKSEDPGDWAKAIRGVRTKDRNVRLKEASDLRENYSETYNWKEQCSRLIGKIHELLREDSITQTCSSPHH
- the LOC141876607 gene encoding D-inositol 3-phosphate glycosyltransferase-like isoform X1, producing MNRELAIHLAKVDNVEVCMYLPAFSDEDKKAADKFEVRLLKAEEKPGYDPVDWLSSIPSDHQMDAVIGHGIHLGRQVPDLKKSHPECKWVQVVHTDPEEYGMFKTYSNPTAKGEKKHDAEVKLCQQADQVVAIGPKLANTFSRSCEKGKVLNLTPGIFSEFAYMKHDIEERETFHVLVFGPGDSEDFQLKGYDIAARAVAELGDSFKLVFVGAPNRKEEKIKEMLLNEGVSRLQLIVRSAKERKQLAQQFYEADLVIMPSRTEGFGLAALEALSAGLPVLVSGNSGLREVLKKVPFGESVVVKSEDPGDWAKAIRGVRTKDRNVRLKEASDLRENYSETYNWKEQCSRLIGKIHELLRARQEAENIGEKQPFLPNYDKEG
- the LOC141876607 gene encoding D-inositol 3-phosphate glycosyltransferase-like isoform X3 is translated as MNRELAIHLAKVDNVEVCMYLPAFSDEDKKAADKFEVRLLKAEEKPGYDPVDWLSSIPSDHQMDAVIGHGIHLGRQVPDLKKSHPECKWVQVVHTDPEEYGMFKTYSNPTAKGEKKHDAEVKLCQQADQVVAIGPKLANTFSRSCEKGKVLNLTPGIFSEFAYMKHDIEERETFHVLVFGPGDSEDFQLKGYDIAARAVAELGDSFKLVFVGAPNRKEEKIKEMLLNEGVSRLQLIVRSAKERKQLAQQFYEADLVIMPSRTEGFGLAALEALSAGLPVLVSGNSGLREVLKKVPFGESVVVKSEDPGDWAKAIRGVRTKDRNVRLKEASDLRENYSETYNWKEQCSRLIGKIHELLRDSITQTCSSPHH